The Streptomyces sp. NBC_00670 genome window below encodes:
- a CDS encoding tRNA adenosine deaminase-associated protein: MYFAALLARTEDGWEASDTELDDVETLSDLADLAREATADEDTVLVLIEQEDAWFGVVRVDGEEDPRIYVSDAAAAARSSYGEILLTDELLGREPGNDGADLDSLDLDGTEDGESDKGDDEDDGTGAEAVPHGPVGDAEVLDDLGVGEKELRSLDAEEALTAIAEALGASEVLETVR; the protein is encoded by the coding sequence GTGTACTTCGCCGCACTGCTCGCGCGCACCGAAGACGGGTGGGAAGCGAGCGACACAGAGCTCGACGATGTGGAGACCCTGTCGGATCTGGCCGACCTGGCCCGGGAAGCCACGGCCGACGAGGACACGGTGCTCGTCCTGATCGAGCAGGAGGACGCGTGGTTCGGCGTCGTCCGCGTGGACGGCGAGGAGGATCCTCGTATCTACGTGTCGGACGCCGCCGCGGCCGCCCGCAGCTCGTACGGCGAGATCCTGCTCACCGACGAACTGCTCGGCAGGGAGCCCGGCAACGACGGCGCCGACCTGGACTCCCTGGACCTCGACGGCACGGAGGACGGTGAGTCCGACAAGGGCGACGACGAGGACGACGGCACGGGCGCCGAGGCCGTGCCGCACGGCCCCGTCGGCGACGCGGAGGTCCTCGACGACCTCGGCGTCGGGGAGAAGGAACTGCGTTCCCTGGACGCCGAGGAGGCACTGACCGCGATCGCCGAGGCCCTGGGCGCCTCGGAGGTCCTGGAAACCGTGCGCTAG
- a CDS encoding type II toxin-antitoxin system VapB family antitoxin, translating into MIFKRIGNGRPYPDHGRESTRQWADVAPRPVRLDQLVTTKQQLDLETLLAEDSTFYGDLFAHVVKWRGDLYLEDGLHRAVRAALQQRQVLHARVLELD; encoded by the coding sequence GTGATCTTCAAGCGCATCGGAAACGGCCGGCCGTACCCCGACCACGGCCGGGAAAGCACCCGGCAGTGGGCGGACGTCGCACCGCGCCCGGTCCGCCTCGATCAACTGGTGACGACCAAGCAGCAGCTCGACCTGGAAACGCTGCTCGCCGAGGACTCCACGTTCTACGGCGACCTCTTCGCGCACGTCGTGAAGTGGCGGGGCGATCTGTACCTCGAGGACGGACTCCACCGCGCGGTACGTGCCGCGCTGCAACAGCGGCAGGTACTGCACGCGCGCGTGCTCGAACTCGACTGA
- a CDS encoding cupin domain-containing protein — MEPIPREGGRFRRTWAGPVRSDGRPEGTAIVALLTAAPDDFSALHRLPATEIWHHYLGDPLELLLLAPDGTARTVVLGPDVLGGQHVQFAVPGGTWMGGKVVGGGAWTLFGCTMAPGFTEETYEHGDAAVLTARYPGEAERITALCRA, encoded by the coding sequence ATGGAGCCGATTCCCCGTGAGGGCGGACGGTTCCGTCGTACGTGGGCGGGGCCCGTACGGTCCGACGGCCGGCCGGAGGGCACCGCGATCGTCGCGCTGCTGACCGCCGCGCCCGACGACTTCTCCGCCCTGCACCGGCTGCCGGCCACCGAAATCTGGCACCACTACCTGGGCGATCCGCTGGAGCTGCTGCTGCTCGCCCCTGACGGCACCGCCCGCACCGTCGTCCTCGGCCCCGACGTCCTCGGCGGCCAGCACGTGCAGTTCGCCGTGCCGGGCGGTACGTGGATGGGCGGCAAGGTCGTCGGGGGTGGGGCCTGGACGCTGTTCGGCTGCACGATGGCGCCCGGGTTCACGGAGGAGACGTACGAGCACGGGGACGCGGCGGTGCTCACCGCCCGCTACCCGGGGGAGGCGGAGCGGATCACCGCGTTGTGCCGGGCGTAG
- a CDS encoding LytR C-terminal domain-containing protein, protein MGGQYRITGDKYPRMRPPRRRRRLVVGAVASVAALGLIGWGTLQLIDVFTGGGDKASASVGTKAAACPAKPAKASPSPSVRAAALPAPGKITVNVLNATTRSGLAKDTAAELKKRGFKVGTVGNATKQYDKKVKGVGVVLGPAAAKDTSLPVLATQLTGAEQKTEAGRKGADVDLILGDGFQRLTAAKSADQALTALRHPAPATPAAGKGC, encoded by the coding sequence ATGGGCGGCCAGTACCGGATCACGGGTGACAAGTACCCGCGGATGCGCCCTCCGCGGAGGCGCCGCAGGCTCGTCGTCGGGGCCGTCGCCTCGGTCGCCGCGCTCGGGCTGATCGGCTGGGGAACCCTGCAGCTCATCGACGTCTTCACCGGCGGCGGCGACAAGGCCTCCGCGTCCGTCGGCACCAAGGCCGCCGCCTGCCCGGCGAAGCCGGCGAAGGCGAGCCCCTCGCCGAGCGTCCGTGCGGCCGCGCTGCCCGCGCCCGGGAAGATCACTGTCAACGTCCTGAACGCCACGACGCGCAGCGGGCTGGCCAAGGACACCGCGGCGGAGCTGAAGAAGCGCGGCTTCAAGGTCGGAACCGTCGGCAACGCGACGAAGCAGTACGACAAGAAGGTCAAGGGCGTCGGTGTCGTCCTCGGCCCGGCCGCGGCCAAGGACACCTCGCTCCCGGTGCTGGCGACCCAGCTGACCGGCGCGGAGCAGAAGACCGAGGCCGGACGCAAGGGCGCCGACGTCGACCTGATCCTGGGCGACGGCTTCCAGCGGCTGACGGCCGCGAAGTCGGCCGACCAGGCGCTGACCGCGCTCCGGCACCCCGCACCCGCGACACCCGCGGCGGGCAAGGGCTGCTGA
- a CDS encoding HhH-GPD-type base excision DNA repair protein codes for MDVTLHLAQQPDADALLGRSPLAALVGMLLDQQVPMEWAFAGPYTIARRMNADDLDAHEIAAYEPGAFAALLSAKPAVHRYPGAMAGRIQQLCAFLVERYGGDAEAVWAGARDGAELLARLKELPGFGVQKAQIFVALLGKQVGVRPVGWREAAGVYGEADAFRSVADITGVESLGRVRAHKQEMKAAAKAAKAAKAEGSGPAGR; via the coding sequence ATGGACGTCACCCTGCACCTCGCCCAGCAGCCGGACGCCGACGCGCTGCTCGGCCGCAGTCCGCTGGCGGCGCTGGTCGGCATGCTGCTCGACCAGCAGGTGCCGATGGAGTGGGCCTTCGCGGGGCCGTACACGATCGCCCGACGCATGAACGCGGACGATCTCGACGCGCACGAGATCGCGGCGTACGAGCCGGGGGCGTTCGCGGCGCTGCTGTCGGCCAAGCCGGCCGTGCACCGGTATCCGGGGGCGATGGCCGGGCGGATCCAGCAGTTGTGCGCGTTTCTCGTGGAGCGGTACGGCGGGGACGCGGAGGCGGTGTGGGCGGGGGCGCGGGACGGTGCGGAGCTGTTGGCGCGGCTGAAGGAGCTGCCGGGGTTCGGGGTGCAGAAGGCGCAGATCTTCGTGGCGTTGCTGGGGAAGCAGGTGGGGGTGCGGCCGGTGGGGTGGCGGGAGGCGGCGGGGGTGTACGGGGAGGCGGATGCGTTTCGGTCGGTGGCGGACATCACGGGGGTGGAGTCGTTGGGGCGGGTGCGGGCGCACAAGCAGGAGATGAAGGCGGCGGCGAAGGCGGCCAAGGCCGCGAAGGCCGAGGGTTCCGGTCCGGCGGGGCGGTGA
- the tadA gene encoding tRNA adenosine(34) deaminase TadA, translated as MRLALREAVRAAEGGDVPVGAVVLSADGTPLATGHNEREATGDPTAHAEVLALRRAAAAAGEWRLTGCTLVVTLEPCTMCAGALQQSRVDRVVYGARDDKAGAAGSLWDLVRDRRLNHRPEVIGGVLADDCGRLLTDFFRTGGRGPETDF; from the coding sequence ATGCGGCTCGCGCTGCGGGAGGCCGTGCGCGCCGCCGAGGGCGGGGACGTGCCGGTGGGCGCGGTCGTGCTGTCGGCGGACGGCACCCCGCTGGCCACCGGCCACAACGAACGGGAGGCGACGGGCGACCCGACCGCGCACGCGGAGGTGCTCGCCCTGCGCCGGGCGGCCGCCGCGGCCGGCGAGTGGCGGCTGACCGGCTGCACGCTCGTCGTCACACTGGAGCCGTGCACGATGTGCGCGGGCGCCCTCCAGCAGTCCCGGGTGGACCGGGTCGTCTACGGCGCCCGCGACGACAAGGCCGGCGCGGCCGGTTCCCTCTGGGACCTGGTCCGCGACCGGCGCCTCAACCACCGTCCGGAGGTGATCGGGGGCGTCCTCGCGGACGACTGCGGCCGCCTCCTCACCGACTTCTTCCGCACCGGCGGCAGGGGCCCGGAAACGGATTTCTGA
- the upp gene encoding uracil phosphoribosyltransferase — protein sequence MRLHVVDHPLVAHKLTTLRDRRTDSATFRRLADELVTLLAYEATRDVRTEAVDIHTPVASTTGVKLSHPRPLVVPILRAGLGMLDGMVRLLPTAEVGFLGMIRNEETLQASTYATRMPEDLSGRQVYVLDPMLATGGTLVAAIRELIRRGADDVTAVVLLAAPEGVEIMERELAGTPVTVVTAAVDDHLNEHGYIIPGLGDAGDRLYGAAE from the coding sequence ATGCGTCTCCACGTCGTCGACCATCCGCTGGTCGCCCACAAGCTCACCACGCTGCGCGACCGCCGCACCGACTCCGCGACCTTCCGCCGGCTCGCCGACGAACTCGTCACCCTGCTCGCCTACGAGGCCACCCGGGACGTGCGCACCGAGGCCGTCGACATCCACACCCCGGTCGCCTCGACCACCGGCGTCAAGCTCTCCCACCCGCGGCCGCTGGTGGTGCCGATCCTGCGGGCCGGCCTCGGGATGCTCGACGGCATGGTGCGGCTGCTGCCGACCGCCGAGGTGGGCTTCCTCGGCATGATCCGCAACGAGGAGACGCTGCAGGCCTCGACGTACGCCACGCGGATGCCGGAGGACCTCTCCGGGCGGCAGGTCTACGTCCTGGACCCGATGCTCGCCACCGGCGGCACGCTGGTCGCGGCGATCCGCGAGCTGATCCGGCGCGGCGCGGACGACGTGACGGCCGTGGTCCTGCTGGCCGCGCCGGAGGGCGTGGAGATCATGGAGCGCGAGCTGGCGGGGACGCCGGTCACCGTGGTGACCGCGGCGGTCGACGACCACCTCAACGAGCACGGCTACATCATCCCGGGCCTGGGCGACGCGGGGGACCGGCTGTACGGGGCGGCGGAGTAG
- a CDS encoding RNA polymerase sigma factor SigF, whose amino-acid sequence MSASTAPPQDELPAPAPAPTSAPTSEPAPAPASASASASVQPAPVPGPAPEASQGPQSPAKRRGADTRALTQVLFTQLKDLQPGSCEHDRVRGALIEANLPLVRYAAARFRSRNEPMEDVVQVGTIGLINAIDRFDPDRGVQFPTFAMPTVVGEIKRYFRDNVRTVHVPRRLHELWVQVNSATEDLTTAFGRSPTTAEIAERLRIGEEEVLSCIEAGRSYHATSLEAAQEGDGLPGLLDRLGYEDPALDGVEHRDLVRHLLVQLPEREQRILLLRYYSNLTQSQISAELGVSQMHVSRLLARSFARLRSANRIEA is encoded by the coding sequence GTGTCGGCCAGTACCGCGCCGCCCCAGGACGAGCTTCCGGCCCCCGCCCCCGCCCCCACGTCCGCCCCCACGTCCGAACCCGCACCCGCACCCGCATCCGCATCCGCATCCGCATCCGTCCAGCCCGCTCCCGTGCCCGGCCCCGCCCCGGAGGCCTCCCAGGGCCCGCAGTCCCCGGCGAAGCGGCGCGGTGCCGACACCCGGGCGCTGACCCAGGTGCTCTTCACCCAGCTCAAGGACCTGCAGCCGGGCTCCTGTGAACACGACCGCGTACGCGGGGCGCTCATCGAGGCGAACCTCCCGCTCGTGCGCTACGCGGCCGCCCGCTTCCGCTCCCGCAACGAGCCGATGGAGGACGTCGTCCAGGTCGGCACCATCGGGCTGATCAACGCGATCGACCGGTTCGACCCCGACCGGGGCGTGCAGTTCCCGACCTTCGCGATGCCGACCGTCGTCGGCGAGATCAAGCGCTACTTCCGGGACAACGTCCGCACCGTGCACGTCCCGCGCCGGCTGCACGAGCTGTGGGTGCAGGTCAACAGCGCGACCGAGGACCTCACCACCGCGTTCGGGCGCTCCCCGACCACCGCCGAGATCGCCGAACGGCTGCGGATCGGCGAGGAAGAGGTGCTCTCCTGCATCGAGGCCGGCCGCTCGTACCACGCGACCTCGCTCGAGGCGGCCCAGGAGGGCGACGGACTGCCCGGCCTGCTCGACCGGCTCGGCTACGAGGACCCCGCCCTCGACGGCGTCGAACACCGTGACCTCGTACGGCATCTGCTCGTCCAGCTGCCCGAGCGGGAGCAGCGGATCCTGCTGCTGCGGTACTACAGCAACCTCACGCAGTCGCAGATCAGTGCGGAACTGGGCGTCTCCCAGATGCACGTCTCGCGGCTGCTCGCGCGCAGCTTCGCGCGGCTGCGCTCCGCGAACCGCATCGAGGCGTAG
- a CDS encoding RNA polymerase sigma factor SigF, whose product MSADQGSSKVLTLTKSDTAPDVLQDPQDLPAAEAVQATEAPAFPSSAAIDTRTLSRSLFLRLAALDEHSPERAYVRDTLIELNLPLVRYAAARFRSRNEPMEDIVQVGTIGLIKAIDRFDPDRGVEFPTFAMPTVVGEIKRFFRDTSWSVRVPRRLQELRLALTKASDELSQKLDRSPTVAELAAVLGVSEEDVVDGLAVGNAYTASSLDSPAPEDDGGEGSLADRLGYEDTALEGVEYRESLKPLLAKLPPRERQIIMLRFFANMTQSQIGEEVGISQMHVSRLLTRTLAQLREGLISD is encoded by the coding sequence ATGTCCGCAGACCAGGGCAGCTCGAAGGTGCTCACGCTCACGAAGAGCGACACGGCGCCCGACGTGCTCCAGGACCCTCAGGACCTTCCCGCCGCCGAGGCCGTCCAGGCCACGGAGGCCCCGGCCTTCCCGTCCTCGGCAGCCATCGACACCCGCACCCTGTCCCGCTCCCTCTTCCTGCGGCTCGCCGCACTCGACGAGCACAGCCCCGAACGCGCGTACGTCCGGGACACCCTCATCGAGCTCAACCTCCCCCTCGTCCGCTACGCGGCGGCCCGCTTCCGCAGCCGCAACGAGCCGATGGAGGACATCGTCCAGGTCGGCACGATCGGGCTGATCAAGGCGATCGACCGGTTCGACCCGGACCGCGGCGTGGAGTTCCCGACCTTCGCGATGCCGACGGTCGTGGGCGAGATCAAGCGGTTCTTCCGCGACACCTCCTGGTCGGTGCGGGTGCCGCGCCGGCTCCAGGAGCTGCGGCTCGCCCTGACGAAGGCCAGCGACGAGCTGTCGCAGAAGCTGGACCGGTCGCCGACGGTGGCCGAGCTGGCGGCGGTGCTCGGGGTCTCGGAGGAGGACGTCGTCGACGGGCTCGCGGTGGGCAACGCCTACACCGCGTCCTCGCTGGACTCCCCCGCCCCGGAGGACGACGGCGGCGAGGGCTCGCTCGCGGACCGACTCGGCTACGAGGACACGGCCCTGGAGGGCGTGGAGTACCGGGAGTCGCTGAAGCCGCTGCTGGCGAAGCTGCCGCCGAGGGAGCGGCAGATCATCATGCTGCGCTTCTTCGCGAACATGACGCAGTCGCAGATCGGCGAGGAGGTCGGCATCTCGCAGATGCACGTCTCGCGGCTGCTGACGCGGACGCTGGCGCAGCTGCGGGAGGGGCTCATCTCCGACTGA